One part of the Bradyrhizobium sp. CB1650 genome encodes these proteins:
- a CDS encoding Lrp/AsnC family transcriptional regulator encodes MAHDRKDLAILAELTTNARASHTELANKIGLSSTALARRQKALEDDGYIQAYQAVLDLAQFGLTTTVLVRIALESQSDDAMKAFEAEVVKCPSVVRCFLMSGADDYILIVLARDIQDFERIHRTELSRLPRVARVQSSFALREIVNRAVPTVVFGEAKR; translated from the coding sequence TTGGCCCACGACCGCAAAGACCTCGCGATCCTCGCGGAACTCACGACCAACGCGCGGGCGAGCCACACCGAACTTGCCAACAAGATCGGCTTGTCGAGCACGGCGCTGGCGCGACGGCAGAAGGCGCTGGAGGACGATGGCTACATCCAGGCCTACCAAGCCGTACTCGATCTGGCGCAATTCGGCCTCACCACCACGGTTTTGGTCCGCATCGCGCTGGAGAGCCAGAGCGATGACGCCATGAAGGCGTTCGAGGCGGAGGTAGTGAAGTGCCCCTCCGTCGTCCGCTGCTTCCTGATGTCGGGCGCCGACGACTACATCCTGATCGTGCTCGCCCGCGACATCCAGGATTTCGAGCGCATCCACCGCACCGAGCTGTCGCGGCTGCCGCGCGTGGCGAGGGTGCAATCGAGCTTTGCACTGCGCGAGATCGTCAACCGCGCGGTGCCGACCGTGGTGTTCGGCGAAGCGAAGCGCTGA
- a CDS encoding 2Fe-2S iron-sulfur cluster-binding protein — protein sequence MADAANQIPDRIPINLVVNGVRRSLDLVPWTTLLDALRDHLALTGTKKGCDHGQCGACTVLVDGRRVNSCLTLAVMKDGAEVTTVEGFARDGALHPLQQAFIDQDAFQCGYCTSGQICSAAGLLAEGHARDSDEIRELMSGNLCRCGAYPNIVAAIQQAMGRP from the coding sequence ATGGCCGATGCCGCAAATCAAATTCCCGACCGCATTCCGATCAATCTTGTCGTCAATGGCGTCAGGCGCTCGCTTGACCTTGTGCCCTGGACCACACTCCTCGACGCCCTGCGCGACCATCTCGCGCTGACCGGGACCAAGAAAGGCTGCGATCACGGTCAATGCGGCGCCTGCACGGTGCTGGTCGATGGCCGGCGGGTCAATTCCTGCCTGACGCTCGCCGTCATGAAGGACGGCGCGGAGGTCACGACCGTCGAAGGATTTGCCAGGGATGGCGCACTACATCCCCTGCAACAGGCCTTCATCGACCAAGACGCCTTCCAGTGCGGCTATTGCACGTCTGGACAGATTTGTTCGGCGGCCGGGCTCTTGGCCGAAGGCCACGCCAGGGATTCTGACGAGATCCGGGAGCTGATGAGCGGAAACCTCTGCCGTTGCGGTGCCTATCCGAACATCGTCGCAGCCATCCAGCAGGCAA